The Helicobacter kayseriensis DNA window TTTATAAATACATTCCTCAACAATATCTAAACAACAATATTCGTTACTTTGTCAATCCCACAGGACAATTTATCATTGGTGGGCCGCAAGGAGATGCTGGTCTCACTGGAAGAAAAATCATCGTTGATACCTATGGCGGAAGTTGTCCTCATGGAGGAGGAGCATTCAGCGGAAAAGATCCAAGTAAAGTAGATAGAAGTGGGGCTTATGCAGCAAGATATGTTGCTAAAAATTTAGTCGCAAGTGGCGCATGCCAAAAAGCTACAGTCCAAATTGCTTATGCTATTGGTGTAGTCGAGCCAGTTTCAATTCTTGTTAATACTCACGGAACAGGAAAAGTAGAAGATTCAAAACTCTGTGAGTGCGTTAAGACAATCTTCAAACTTACACCAAAGGGAATCATTGAAAGCCTAGATCTTTTGCGACCAATCTATCGCAAGACAGCTGCTTATGGACATTTTGGGCGAGAATTACCAGAATTTACATGGGAGAGAACAGATAAAATCCAAGACATCCAAGATTTTCTCAAAATATAAATCAAAAAGAGAAAAAATGATTCTTGTTAATGAAAAATTAACTATACTCACAATGAGGTTCAAAATGAGAATCTGTATTTACACTTTGTTCTAAAAGGAGAAAAAATGTCTGTAAAAATTACTGATATCTGTATTGCTTGTGGATCTTGTATTGATGAATGCCCAGTAAGTGCAATTGTGGATGATGACGACAATCCAAACGGAGAAGGAATCTATTATGTTTATCCCGACAAATGCGTTGAGTGTGTAGGACATAATGATGAACCAGCCTGTGCAAGTGCTTGCCCAACAGATGGATGCATCGTTTGGAGTGCTCCAGGAACAACAAGTCGAGACGAAATTGGATCTGACCTAAGAGACGGCACTCACGCCGTATGCTAATAAGCCTCCCACATGGGAGGACCTTATAACCTTATATACATCTTCTTTCCTATCTTTCTTTTGATTTTTGATATAATTCAAGCTTTTAAATTTGTAGGAGTTTTAATGGAGCAAACACTTTCAATCATCAAACCAGATGCTGTTTCAAAAAATTGTATCGGGAAAATTATCGATCGTTTTGAAAGCAATCACTTACGCGTTGCAGCAATTAAAAAAATTCAACTCACAACAGATCAAGCACAATCTTTCTATGCAATTCACAAAGAAAGACCTTTCTTCTCTAGTCTTGTTGAGTTCATGACAAGTGGTCCTGTTATTGTGATGGTTTTAGAAGGAGAAAATGCGGTATCCAAAAATAGAGATCTTATGGGCGCCACAAACCCTCAAGAAGCAAAAGCTGGAACAATCCGAGCAGACTTTGCAAGCAGTATTGAAGCAAATGCAGTTCACGGAAGTGATAGTTTAGAAAATGCAAACAATGAAATTGCATTCTTTTTCAAAAAAGAAGAGATTCTTTGAAAATAGAATTTAAAAAAATTTCCTCTGTGCCCAAAAGCTTTTCCCTCCAAAAAGGGGATCTTAGCTTTTCTGGAGA harbors:
- a CDS encoding DUF362 domain-containing protein, yielding MSVKITDICIACGSCIDECPVSAIVDDDDNPNGEGIYYVYPDKCVECVGHNDEPACASACPTDGCIVWSAPGTTSRDEIGSDLRDGTHAVC
- the ndk gene encoding nucleoside-diphosphate kinase translates to MEQTLSIIKPDAVSKNCIGKIIDRFESNHLRVAAIKKIQLTTDQAQSFYAIHKERPFFSSLVEFMTSGPVIVMVLEGENAVSKNRDLMGATNPQEAKAGTIRADFASSIEANAVHGSDSLENANNEIAFFFKKEEIL